Proteins encoded in a region of the Rutidosis leptorrhynchoides isolate AG116_Rl617_1_P2 chromosome 9, CSIRO_AGI_Rlap_v1, whole genome shotgun sequence genome:
- the LOC139866104 gene encoding protein PHR1-LIKE 1-like: MNGQTWKYNPVCLEPSSETQLNRIGPSGAMSSQKSSLVSRSLTDTVPLQMGQPSHFVNTQPMALVGQHNNGVSWGTESLDDLLNFPENVISGNSQIGPHNTLVPSGDNGNGTDSNWQNWEEQLMIGDESNWTELLADVDVPSLEPKQTQIVSQPRVTSIEACPVSSPSSNGASIKARMRWTPELHESFVEAVNHLGGSERATPKGVLKLMNHEGLTIYHVKSHLQKYRTARYKPELSEGTSEKKTTSIDEIVSMDIKNKALGFTDALKLQMEVQKQLHEQLEIQRTLQLRIEEQGKYLQMMFEQQRKMENERLKSSSCNLDDDPSNATEKPKADHCKSDDDIQKSTELTDQKSKSISEIQVQDANLSNVNSGCSPRSLKRPRPDQASTS, translated from the exons ATGAATGGTCAAACATGGAAATACAATCCTGTGTGTCTTGAACCATCAAGTGAAACGCAGCTGAATCGTATAGGACCTTCGGGAGCCATGTCATCACAAAAATCTTCATTAGTTTCTAGGTCATTGACTGATACAGTCCCATTACAAATGGGCCAACCATCTCATTTTGTAAATACACAACCAATGGCGTTAGTTGGTCAACATAATAATGGGGTATCATGGGGTACAGAATCACTTGACGATCTACTTAATTTCCCTGAAAATGTTATTTCCGGGAATTCGCAAATTGGGCCCCACAATACACTCGTTCCATCTGGTGATAATGGTAACGGAACCGACTCGAACTGGCAGAATTGGGAGGAACAATTAATGATCGGTGATGAATCAAATTGGACCGAACTTTTAGCTGATGTCGATGTTCCAAGCCTTGAACCAAAA CAAACGCAAATCGTTTCTCAACCTCGTGTAACAAGTATAGAAGCATGCCCTGTTAGCAGCCCATCATCTAATGGAGCCTCAATTAAAGCTCGAATGCGTTGGACACCCGAACTTCATGAATCTTTTGTTGAAGCCGTCAACCATCTGGGTGGTAGTGAAC GAGCTACACCAAAAGGTGTCTTGAAGCTCATGAATCATGAAGGATTGACAATTTATCATGTGAAAAGCCATCTGCAG AAATACAGAACAGCTAGATACAAGCCGGAGTTATCCGAAG GAACATCAGAGAAAAAGACAACTTCTATCGATGAGATTGTATCTATGGATATTAAAAACAA GGCATTGGGTTTTACGGACGCCTTGAAACTGCAGATGGAAGTCCAAAAGCAACTTCATGAACAGCTCGAG ATCCAAAGAACCTTGCAGTTACGAATAGAAGAACAGGGAAAATACCTTCAAATGATGTTTGAGCAGCAAAGAAAGATGGAAAACGAAAGGTTAAAGTCGTCATCATGTAATCTAGATGACGACCCATCAAATGCAACCGAAAAACCAAAGGCCGATCACTGTAAATCAGATGATGATATCCAAAAGTCAACTGAACTGACCGACCAAAAGTCAAAGTCAATCTCTGAAATACAAGTACAGGATGCAAACTTATCTAATGTCAACAGCGGATGTAGTCCACGCTCTTTAAAGCGTCCAAGACCTGATCAAGCATCCACATCATGA